A stretch of the Drosophila sulfurigaster albostrigata strain 15112-1811.04 chromosome 2L, ASM2355843v2, whole genome shotgun sequence genome encodes the following:
- the LOC133838653 gene encoding histone H4 yields the protein MTGRGKGGKGLGKGGAKRHRKVLRDNIQGITKPAIRRLARRGGVKRISGLIYEETRGVLKVFLENVIRDAVTYTEHAKRKTVTAMDVVYALKRQGRTLYGFGG from the coding sequence atgactGGTCGTGGTAAAGGTGGCAAGGGCTTGGGAAAAGGTGGCGCAAAGCGTCATCGCAAAGTGTTGCGTGATAACATCCAGGGTATCACGAAGCCAGCTATCCGTCGTCTAGCTCGTCGTGGCGGTGTGAAGCGTATCTCTGGTCTTATTTATGAAGAAACTCGTGGTGTGCTGAAGGTTTTCTTGGAAAACGTTATCCGTGATGCAGTCACATACACCGAACACGCCAAGAGGAAGACAGTCACAGCCATGGATGTTGTGTACGCTCTGAAGAGGCAAGGCCGCACTCTGTACGGTTTCGGCGGCtaa
- the LOC133838396 gene encoding histone H2A, which translates to MSGRGKGGKVKGKAKSRSNRAGLQFPVGRIHRLLRKGNYAERVGAGAPVYLAAVMEYLAAEVLELAGNAARDNKKTRIIPRHLQLAIRNDEELNKLLSGVTIAQGGVLPNIQAVLLPKKTEKKA; encoded by the coding sequence atgtctgGTCGTGGTAAAGGTGGCAAAGTTAAGGGAAAGGCAAAGTCTCGTTCCAACCGCGCTGGTCTTCAGTTCCCCGTTGGCCGTATTCACCGTCTGCTTCGCAAGGGCAACTATGCCGAGCGTGTTGGTGCTGGTGCTCCTGTGTACTTGGCTGCTGTGATGGAGTACTTGGCCGCTGAAGTTTTGGAGTTGGCTGGTAACGCAGCCCGTGACAACAAGAAGACTAGGATTATCCCTCGTCATCTGCAATTGGCCATCCGCAACGATGAGGAGTTGAACAAACTGCTTTCGGGTGTCACCATTGCCCAGGGCGGTGTTTTGCCTAATATTCAGGCTGTTCTCTTGCCCAAGAAGACCGAAAAGAAggcttaa
- the LOC133838146 gene encoding histone H1-like, with product MSDSAVATSASPVAAPPATPAAEKKVAAKKAASASKVKKPAVPPSHPPTQQMVDASILNLKERGGSSLMAIKKYISATYKCDAQKLAPFIKKYLKSAVASGKLIQAKGKGASGSFKLSASAKKEPKPKAKAASVEKKPKKVTASAAAAKKKTAGTKAKKAAGSAEKKPSKAVATKKTAEKKKAEKAKAKEAKKSGTVKAKPTTAKAAAKSSAAKPKAPKPKTATAKPKPKKAAAAASPKKAAVAAKKPKAKLQLQPRNKRALGH from the coding sequence atGTCAGACTCCGCAGTTGCAACATCCGCATCTCCTGTGGCTGCCCCGCCAGCGACACCCGCAGCCGAGAAGAAGGTGGCTGCCAAGAAAGCAGCATCTGCATCGAAAGTGAAGAAGCCGGCAGTTCCTCCATCACATCCTCCAACTCAGCAAATGGTGGACGCATCAATCCTGAACCTAAAGGAGCGTGGTGGCTCGTCGCTTATGGCAATCAAGAAGTACATCAGTGCCACATACAAGTGCGACGCCCAGAAATTGGCACCATTCATTAAGAAGTACCTGAAGAGCGCTGTTGCCAGTGGAAAACTTATCCAAGCTAAAGGCAAGGGCGCATCTGGTTCGTTCAAATTGTCTGCATCTGCCAAAAAGGAGCCGAAGCCAAAAGCCAAGGCTGCCTCAGTAGAGAAGAAACCGAAGAAGGTCactgcatcagcagcagcagctaagaaGAAGACTGCCGGCACCAAGGCGAAGAAAGCAGCTGGGTCCGCTGAGAAGAAACCAAGCAAAGCTGTAGCAACCAAGAAGACCGCTGAAAAGAAGAAGGCTGAGAAAGCAAAGGCTAAGGAGGCCAAGAAGAGTGGTACAGTAAAAGCCAAGCCCACAACAGCAAAGGCGGCGGCCAAGTCGAGTGctgcaaagccaaaagcaccAAAGCCCAAGACTGCAACTGCCAAGCCGAAGCCAAAGaaggcagcagcggcagcatcgCCAAAGAAAGCCGCAGTGGCTGCTAAGAAACCCAAGGcaaaactgcagctgcagccaagAAATAAGAGAGCACTAGGACATTGA
- the LOC133838564 gene encoding histone H2B: MPPKTSGKAAKKAGKAQKNITKNDKKKKRKRKESYAIYIYKVLKQVHPDTGISSKAMSIMNSFVNDIFERIAAEASRLAHYNKRSTITSREIQTAVRLLLPGELAKHAVSEGTKAVTKYTSSK; encoded by the coding sequence atgccgCCCAAGACTAGTGGAAAGGCAGCCAAGAAGGCTGGCAAAGCGCAGAAGAATATCACCAAGAacgacaagaagaagaagcgcaaGAGGAAGGAAAGCTATGCCATCTACATCTACAAAGTGCTGAAGCAGGTCCATCCTGACACCGGTATCTCATCGAAGGCAATGAGCATCATGAACAGCTTTGTGAACGACATTTTCGAGCGCATTGCTGCCGAGGCCTCCCGTTTGGCTCACTACAACAAGCGGTCGACTATCACCAGTCGGGAAATCCAAACCGCTGTCCGTCTCTTGCTGCCCGGAGAATTGGCCAAGCACGCTGTCAGTGAGGGAACCAAGGCTGTCACCAAGTACACGAGCTCGAAGTAA